From Enterococcus mundtii, the proteins below share one genomic window:
- a CDS encoding PrgI family protein, which translates to MAVEVKVPKDIKEYKEKVIAGMNLKQLLCLAIAAGVNVMISLIFIAGLKIPMEITSWFMILASIPIVSFGWFKRNGLTFDIYLKQFFKYHVAPGTRKKKPKEEINKEIEDVGGQET; encoded by the coding sequence ATGGCAGTTGAGGTAAAGGTACCAAAGGATATTAAAGAATATAAAGAAAAGGTCATTGCAGGAATGAATTTAAAGCAGCTGCTTTGTTTAGCTATTGCAGCTGGAGTAAACGTCATGATTAGTTTGATTTTCATTGCCGGATTAAAGATTCCTATGGAAATCACAAGTTGGTTTATGATTCTTGCATCCATTCCAATCGTTTCATTTGGCTGGTTTAAGAGAAATGGCTTGACATTTGATATCTATCTTAAACAATTTTTCAAATACCACGTGGCACCAGGTACACGAAAAAAGAAGCCTAAGGAAGAAATAAATAAAGAAATCGAAGATGTAGGCGGGCAAGAAACATGA
- a CDS encoding VirB4-like conjugal transfer ATPase, CD1110 family, with protein sequence MMKLKALKALKPTKKPKDEEKEFISKPKSKKKEDIDPFRDTFRFEEIYESGICKIDEFTYSLTLELQDINYQLSSDDHQIEIFSQYCDFLNSLSSKTKLQLTVYKKKRPLADLQSVLYYKAKNDFLDSYREEMNQVISRKLDEEKNGFKKTILFTFVQKHPTLEIAQKELDMVADRFEMFASRLGSQAKKVEKTKLLHMISEILLTNDKTVKTEVDEVLPEVMEFKENKNHVKIDDHYAKTLYLQEFPSELSDTFLFEMLEIPREIVVSLHIEPMDQDEAFDLVKTKLAFMEQQKVDEQKKALQSGYDFEMLSYELSYSLTEAKGLVDDLQNRGQKLYALTGSVYFHSPTKEKLAEVHDEINSVSRRFGFKLIELEFMQENGLNATLPLGINAIPLDRTLSTASTAIFIPFTISDLIQENGKYYGVNAISKNILSLDRKLLKAPNGFVLGTPGSGKSFSVKREIVNVLLRDADDEVIIIDPEREYSVIGQNFNGEIIKISSDSPTTINPMDINENYGDDTDPVVLKSEFLISLFDLIIGGALGLSSAQKTLIDRVCRRTYEVLNDRTPTFIDFYNILKEQEEEEAKQLVMDLEIYIEGSLSVFSAETNVDITKRLVIYDIKDLGKQLKTMGMLIVLDQVWNRITTNRERGVRTWLYIDEMQLLFTNEYSENYFFELWSRARKWGAIPTGITQNVETLLLSDLARRMLSNSDFIMMLNQAKSDRTQLVRLFDISEEQEKYVVNSPEGYGLMVFGDTTLPFYDHFPKDTQLYKMMSTKPGET encoded by the coding sequence ATGATGAAGTTAAAAGCGCTCAAAGCGTTAAAACCAACTAAAAAACCAAAAGATGAGGAGAAAGAATTTATTAGTAAACCTAAATCAAAGAAGAAAGAGGATATTGATCCTTTTAGGGATACATTTAGGTTTGAAGAGATTTATGAAAGTGGTATTTGTAAAATCGATGAATTCACCTATTCATTGACGCTTGAATTACAAGATATCAATTATCAATTATCTTCTGACGATCATCAAATTGAAATTTTCTCTCAATACTGCGACTTTTTAAATTCATTGAGTAGTAAAACAAAATTACAACTAACTGTTTATAAAAAGAAACGACCGCTTGCTGATTTGCAATCGGTTCTTTATTACAAAGCAAAAAATGATTTCCTCGATTCATATCGTGAAGAAATGAATCAAGTCATTTCAAGAAAATTAGATGAAGAAAAAAATGGTTTCAAAAAAACGATCTTATTTACCTTTGTACAGAAGCATCCTACATTGGAGATTGCGCAAAAAGAATTAGATATGGTAGCAGATCGTTTTGAAATGTTTGCTAGTCGCTTAGGCAGTCAAGCAAAAAAGGTAGAAAAAACAAAATTATTACATATGATTTCCGAAATATTATTAACGAATGACAAGACGGTTAAAACAGAAGTCGATGAGGTACTACCTGAAGTCATGGAATTTAAAGAAAACAAAAACCACGTAAAAATTGATGATCACTATGCAAAAACATTATATTTACAAGAATTTCCTTCTGAATTATCAGATACTTTTCTTTTTGAAATGTTAGAAATTCCTCGTGAAATTGTTGTATCTTTACATATTGAACCAATGGATCAAGATGAAGCATTTGATTTAGTGAAGACGAAATTGGCTTTTATGGAACAACAAAAAGTGGATGAGCAGAAGAAGGCGTTACAAAGTGGGTATGACTTTGAGATGCTCTCTTATGAACTTTCTTACTCACTAACAGAAGCCAAAGGTCTGGTAGATGATCTGCAAAATAGGGGACAAAAATTATATGCGCTAACAGGATCTGTCTATTTCCATTCACCAACGAAAGAAAAGTTAGCTGAAGTCCATGATGAAATAAACTCAGTGTCTCGTCGCTTCGGTTTTAAACTCATTGAATTAGAGTTCATGCAAGAAAATGGCTTGAATGCGACATTACCGTTGGGAATCAATGCGATTCCATTAGATCGAACACTTTCAACAGCGAGTACCGCCATTTTTATCCCATTCACGATTTCGGATTTGATTCAAGAAAATGGGAAGTATTATGGTGTCAATGCGATTTCAAAAAATATCCTTTCACTCGATCGAAAATTATTAAAAGCACCGAATGGATTTGTTCTAGGAACACCTGGTTCTGGTAAAAGTTTCTCAGTCAAGCGTGAAATCGTCAATGTACTACTACGCGATGCAGATGATGAAGTTATCATTATTGACCCTGAGCGAGAATATTCTGTCATTGGTCAAAATTTCAACGGTGAGATCATCAAAATCTCTAGTGATTCACCGACAACGATCAATCCCATGGATATCAATGAGAACTATGGAGATGATACTGATCCAGTCGTGCTAAAATCCGAGTTTTTGATTTCGTTATTTGACCTGATCATCGGTGGCGCCTTGGGGCTAAGTTCGGCACAAAAAACATTGATTGACCGTGTGTGTCGTCGAACGTATGAAGTGTTGAATGATCGTACACCAACATTCATTGACTTTTATAATATCTTGAAAGAACAAGAAGAAGAAGAAGCCAAGCAATTAGTCATGGATCTAGAAATCTATATTGAAGGAAGTTTGTCGGTCTTTTCTGCAGAAACGAATGTCGACATTACCAAGCGTTTAGTGATCTATGATATCAAGGACCTAGGAAAACAATTGAAAACGATGGGGATGCTGATTGTATTAGACCAAGTATGGAATCGAATCACGACCAACCGTGAACGAGGTGTTCGCACGTGGTTATATATTGATGAGATGCAGCTTTTGTTTACGAATGAATATTCTGAGAATTACTTCTTTGAGCTATGGAGTCGTGCACGAAAATGGGGAGCGATCCCGACTGGCATTACTCAGAACGTCGAAACCTTACTATTGTCCGATTTAGCTCGACGGATGTTGTCAAATAGCGATTTTATCATGATGTTGAATCAAGCGAAATCAGACCGTACACAGCTAGTTAGACTGTTTGATATTTCAGAAGAACAAGAAAAATACGTAGTGAACTCTCCAGAAGGGTATGGTCTTATGGTGTTTGGGGATACAACGTTACCCTTTTATGATCATTTCCCTAAAGATACACAGCTCTATAAGATGATGTCAACGAAACCTGGAGAAACTTGA